GGGAGGCGTCACGAGGGCGTGATCCACCTTGGACACGTCGGTCGCACAGAGACCACATCCGCTGACCTTGACCAGGAGCTCCCCCGGCCCGATCTTGGGCAGGGGAAGCTGTTCCAGGCGAATCTGCCGATTCCCCTGGTAGACCGCCGCATTCATCGTTTCAATATTGCGCCTCACCATCTTCCCTTTCGCGTTGACCAATTAGTGTTGGCGGTTGACCCACCACCAATGACCGACGACCGATGACCGCAAATCGTTGACGGATGAAAACTCTGTGAGACGCCGAGGAAGAAAGAAGAAAAAGGTTTTTCCTGTCATCGGAAAACGGTAATCGGTCATCGGGTAACGGTCGTCGGATAACGGTCATCGGATTTTCGCCCAGGTGGTAACGGCGATCTGGAGTTTCCGGGGACTGGATAGGG
The window above is part of the Candidatus Methylomirabilota bacterium genome. Proteins encoded here:
- a CDS encoding Zn-dependent alcohol dehydrogenase; its protein translation is MVRRNIETMNAAVYQGNRQIRLEQLPLPKIGPGELLVKVSGCGLCATDVSKVDHALVTPP